The Lycium ferocissimum isolate CSIRO_LF1 chromosome 1, AGI_CSIRO_Lferr_CH_V1, whole genome shotgun sequence genome includes a region encoding these proteins:
- the LOC132063721 gene encoding uncharacterized protein LOC132063721, protein MPKWSANLNHLAYADDTIDFASADAKSLELIMDTLKAYEYSSGQLINKRKSSFYMHSKVSNVLVQQVEQLASFKRGNFPFTYLGCPITHARKRKVDYTDLIKRIRDKLQTWKSKLLSPGGKAVLIKSVCQSVPIDIISAIRPPKCVIKEIQ, encoded by the coding sequence ATGCCAAAATGGAGTGCCAATCTTAATCACTTAGCTTATGCAGATGACACCATAGATTTTGCTTCAGCTGATGCAAAATCATTGGAGCTAATTATGGATACTTTGAAGGCTTATGAATACAGCTCTGGTCAGTTGATTAATAAGAGAAAAAGTTCTTTCTACATGCATTCTAAGGTCTCCAATGTATTAGTGCAGCAAGTTGAGCAGCTCGCTAGTTTTAAAAGAGGAAACTTTCCTTTTACTTACTTAGGCTGCCCAATAACTCATGCAAGGAAAAGGAAAGTTGATTATACAGACCTTATTAAGAGGATTAGAGACAAATTACAAACCTGGAAAAGTAAGCTTCTTTCACCAGGAGGCAAGGCAGTATTAATCAAGAGTGTGTGTCAGAGTGTTCCTATCGATATTATATCAGCTATAAGGCCTCCAAAGTGTGTGATCAAGGAGATTCAAtag